From the genome of Cytobacillus firmus, one region includes:
- the purR gene encoding pur operon repressor — MKFRRSERLIDMTNYLLNHPRQLVSLTFFSERYGSAKSSISEDLAIIKETFEQRGIGTLQTVSGAAGGVKFHVKVPDDEARPFVEELCGLIASPERLLPGGYLYMTDILGDPLIVQRAGRLFASAFADKPVDVVMTVATKGIPLAYAAANYLNVPVVIVRRDSKVTEGSTVSINYVSGSAKRIQTMVLSKRSLAEGSNVLIIDDFMKAGGTVNGMVSMLEEFKANLAGIAVLVEAEKAEERLVDEYLSLVRLSDVDVRERKINVSEGNYFKK, encoded by the coding sequence ATGAAATTTCGCAGAAGCGAACGGTTGATAGATATGACCAATTATTTATTGAACCATCCGCGTCAGCTGGTATCCTTAACTTTCTTTTCAGAAAGGTATGGTTCCGCCAAGTCTTCGATCAGTGAAGATCTCGCCATTATCAAAGAAACATTTGAGCAAAGAGGAATAGGCACACTGCAGACCGTTTCCGGAGCAGCAGGCGGCGTCAAGTTCCATGTTAAAGTGCCTGATGATGAAGCCCGTCCATTTGTAGAGGAGCTTTGCGGTTTAATTGCCAGCCCGGAAAGGCTTCTTCCCGGGGGCTATCTCTATATGACTGACATTCTCGGAGATCCTTTAATTGTCCAGCGTGCAGGCAGGCTTTTTGCCTCAGCCTTTGCGGATAAGCCCGTTGATGTGGTCATGACAGTAGCTACAAAAGGAATACCGCTTGCTTATGCGGCCGCTAATTATCTCAATGTGCCCGTTGTTATCGTCAGACGTGACAGCAAGGTGACAGAAGGATCTACGGTAAGCATTAACTATGTGTCAGGCTCTGCTAAGAGGATTCAAACCATGGTACTTTCGAAAAGAAGCCTGGCAGAGGGTTCCAATGTCTTAATCATTGACGATTTTATGAAAGCCGGCGGAACGGTTAATGGAATGGTCAGCATGCTGGAAGAATTTAAAGCAAACCTTGCAGGCATTGCAGTCCTGGTGGAAGCAGAAAAAGCAGAAGAACGGCTGGTTGATGAGTACCTTTCTTTAGTACGTCTATCTGATGTTGATGTAAGGGAAAGGAAAATCAATGTAAGTGAAGGCAACTATTTTAAAAAATAA
- a CDS encoding small, acid-soluble spore protein, alpha/beta type has translation MGRRRGVMSDGLKEEIAKELGFYDVVQKEGWGGIRAKDAGNMVKRAVEIAQQNLLNK, from the coding sequence TTGGGCAGAAGACGCGGCGTTATGTCAGATGGTTTAAAAGAAGAAATTGCGAAAGAGCTTGGCTTTTATGATGTGGTCCAAAAGGAAGGCTGGGGCGGCATCCGTGCGAAAGATGCCGGCAATATGGTTAAGCGGGCCGTTGAAATCGCACAGCAGAACCTTCTTAACAAATAG
- the spoVG gene encoding septation regulator SpoVG — protein MEVTDVRLRRVNTDGRMRAIASITLDHEFVVHDIRVIDGNNGLFVAMPSKRTPDGEFRDIAHPINSGTRGKIQEAVLAEYHRLGELEVEFEEAGAS, from the coding sequence ATGGAAGTGACAGACGTAAGATTACGCCGCGTTAATACGGATGGACGAATGAGGGCAATTGCATCTATTACGCTTGATCATGAATTTGTTGTTCATGATATTCGTGTGATTGATGGAAATAATGGCTTATTTGTAGCCATGCCGAGCAAACGTACTCCGGATGGGGAGTTTAGAGATATCGCGCACCCAATCAATTCAGGAACGCGCGGTAAAATCCAGGAGGCTGTTTTAGCCGAGTACCACCGTTTAGGTGAATTAGAAGTTGAATTTGAAGAAGCCGGTGCTTCCTAA
- the glmU gene encoding bifunctional UDP-N-acetylglucosamine diphosphorylase/glucosamine-1-phosphate N-acetyltransferase GlmU, giving the protein MSNRYAVILAAGQGTRMKSKLYKVLHPVCGKPMVQHVVDQVTKLNIKEIVTITGHGAEMVEQQLGSSSKYALQEEQLGTAHAVMQARQMLEGKDGVTIVVCGDTPLIRHETMEALFKHHEELSAKATILTAHADNPFGYGRVIRNDMGMVEKIVEQKDASEEERKIKEINTGTYCFDNKALFEALSKVTNDNVQGEYYLPDVIEILKNEGEVVTAYQTADFGETLGVNDRVALSQAESFMKQRINEEHMRNGVTIIDPSNTYIGADVKIGSDTVLYPGTIISGNTIIGSECVIGPNTEISDCHIGEGTVIRQSAAHDSHIGSQVNIGPFAHIRPQSDIHDEVKIGNFVEVKKSVFGKGSKASHLSYIGDAEVGKDVNLGCGSITVNYDGKNKYLTKIEDGVFIGCNSNLVAPVTIGEGAYVAAGSTITEDVPGEALSIARARQVNKENYTQNLNIKK; this is encoded by the coding sequence ATGTCTAATCGATACGCGGTTATTTTAGCCGCAGGCCAGGGGACAAGAATGAAGTCAAAGCTTTACAAAGTTCTTCACCCTGTATGCGGCAAACCGATGGTTCAACATGTTGTTGATCAAGTTACAAAGCTTAACATAAAGGAAATTGTCACAATCACTGGACACGGAGCGGAAATGGTGGAGCAGCAGCTTGGCTCCAGCAGCAAATATGCTCTTCAGGAGGAGCAGCTTGGCACCGCACATGCGGTTATGCAGGCCCGCCAAATGCTTGAAGGCAAAGATGGTGTGACCATCGTTGTCTGCGGAGATACACCGCTCATCAGACATGAAACGATGGAAGCGCTTTTCAAGCATCATGAAGAGCTTTCTGCCAAAGCGACTATTTTAACAGCTCATGCGGATAACCCATTCGGATATGGACGCGTGATCCGCAATGACATGGGGATGGTTGAAAAAATCGTTGAACAGAAAGATGCTTCCGAGGAAGAACGCAAAATAAAAGAAATCAATACTGGAACTTATTGCTTTGATAATAAGGCTTTGTTTGAAGCCTTGAGCAAAGTAACAAATGATAATGTGCAGGGTGAATATTACCTTCCGGATGTAATTGAGATTCTGAAAAATGAAGGTGAGGTCGTTACGGCTTACCAGACAGCTGATTTTGGCGAGACTCTGGGTGTCAATGACCGTGTAGCCTTATCCCAGGCAGAATCATTCATGAAACAGCGGATTAATGAAGAACATATGCGTAACGGCGTGACCATTATCGATCCGTCAAACACATATATTGGAGCGGATGTGAAAATTGGCTCAGATACAGTTCTTTACCCTGGAACCATCATTTCCGGCAATACCATCATTGGTTCTGAGTGTGTGATCGGACCAAATACGGAGATTTCTGATTGCCATATTGGAGAAGGCACAGTGATCCGCCAGTCTGCAGCGCATGACAGCCATATCGGTTCACAAGTGAATATTGGGCCGTTTGCTCACATTCGTCCGCAATCAGATATTCATGATGAAGTGAAAATCGGCAACTTTGTTGAAGTGAAGAAGTCTGTTTTCGGAAAAGGAAGCAAAGCCTCTCACCTAAGCTATATTGGCGACGCAGAAGTAGGCAAGGATGTTAACCTGGGCTGCGGCTCAATCACTGTTAATTATGACGGCAAAAATAAGTACCTGACCAAAATCGAAGACGGTGTATTCATTGGATGCAACTCCAATCTCGTGGCACCGGTAACGATCGGGGAAGGTGCATATGTAGCAGCAGGCTCGACAATTACTGAAGATGTGCCGGGAGAAGCCCTTTCCATTGCCCGTGCACGCCAGGTGAACAAGGAAAATTACACGCAAAACTTAAACATTAAAAAATAA
- a CDS encoding 50S ribosomal protein L25/general stress protein Ctc, whose amino-acid sequence MTAVLQAKERKGSRNSNLTSLRREGNIPAVVYGSKLQSKSIYLSEADFLKTIKEVGRNGVFSLDVDGSKHEVVLSDYQSNPIRNEIVHADFLAVDMNKEMTADVRVVLTGDAAGVKDGGVMQQSMHEVSVTATPNNIPSSVEVDVTNLQVNETLTVADIKVNRGYEINNEEDTVIASILPPRQEEEINSGEEQEAGTPENEEGRETTADEDKSGEE is encoded by the coding sequence ATGACAGCTGTATTGCAGGCAAAAGAAAGAAAAGGTTCACGCAACTCTAACTTAACCTCACTGCGCAGGGAAGGGAATATTCCGGCCGTTGTGTATGGTTCAAAGCTGCAAAGCAAATCAATCTACTTAAGTGAAGCCGATTTTCTGAAGACGATAAAGGAAGTAGGCAGAAACGGCGTATTTTCATTAGATGTAGATGGCAGCAAGCATGAAGTGGTGCTAAGTGACTACCAATCCAATCCAATTAGAAATGAAATTGTCCATGCGGATTTTCTTGCGGTAGATATGAATAAGGAAATGACGGCAGATGTACGCGTCGTCTTAACTGGAGATGCAGCAGGTGTGAAAGATGGAGGCGTTATGCAGCAATCCATGCATGAAGTCTCAGTCACAGCGACACCGAATAATATTCCATCCTCTGTTGAAGTGGATGTAACGAACCTCCAGGTAAATGAAACCCTGACAGTCGCCGATATCAAAGTAAATCGGGGCTATGAAATAAACAATGAAGAAGACACAGTTATCGCTTCCATCCTTCCTCCAAGACAGGAAGAAGAAATCAACAGCGGTGAAGAACAGGAAGCGGGCACACCTGAAAATGAAGAAGGCAGAGAAACAACAGCAGATGAAGATAAATCAGGCGAAGAATAA
- the pth gene encoding aminoacyl-tRNA hydrolase, which translates to MKLIVGLGNPGKQYDKTRHNIGFDVIDVLSDRLNIPLNQAKLKGVFGTGYVNGEKVFLLKPLTYMNLSGESIRAVMDYFEINDDELVVIYDDLDLPVGKIRLRQKGSAGGHNGIKSTIAHLGTQEFNRIRVGIDRPPSGMKVPDYVLGRFTKEEQAIMDETAKKCAEACEEWFRKPFLQVMNDFNQ; encoded by the coding sequence ATGAAGTTAATTGTAGGGCTGGGGAATCCCGGCAAGCAGTATGATAAAACCAGGCACAATATTGGCTTTGATGTGATTGATGTTTTATCCGACCGGCTGAATATTCCTCTGAATCAGGCCAAGCTGAAAGGCGTATTTGGCACAGGGTATGTGAATGGGGAAAAAGTCTTTTTGCTTAAGCCACTTACATATATGAATTTATCCGGAGAGTCCATCCGGGCAGTTATGGATTACTTCGAGATTAATGATGATGAACTTGTGGTCATCTATGATGATCTGGATCTTCCTGTGGGCAAGATCCGGCTCCGCCAAAAAGGGAGCGCAGGCGGCCACAATGGGATCAAGTCGACAATTGCACATCTGGGAACACAGGAATTTAACAGAATCCGAGTCGGGATCGACCGTCCGCCAAGCGGCATGAAGGTGCCGGACTATGTGCTCGGCCGATTCACGAAAGAAGAACAGGCCATCATGGACGAAACGGCTAAAAAGTGCGCAGAGGCCTGTGAGGAATGGTTCAGAAAACCATTTTTACAGGTTATGAACGATTTTAATCAATAA
- the yabG gene encoding sporulation peptidase YabG, whose protein sequence is MTINTMDIVGRISYHCDILFRVIDIREQGGKKIAILFGEDIRLVADAPCEDLIVINQAQRMKFEEEFRSLEEQSFQLFRQDVALLREKQEYEVTDGYSKTLNYFQMPGRVLHLDGDPSYLKKCLSVYEKIGIPVTGIHCSEKEMPMKIGQLIDHYRPDILVVTGHDAYSKAKGKKSDINAYRHSREFVQAVREARKKVPHLDQLVIFAGACQSHFESLIHAGANFASSPSRVNIHALDPVYIVAKVSLTPFMERINLWDILRNTLTGEKGLGGIETRGVLRTGMPFNDEELNES, encoded by the coding sequence TTGACTATAAATACGATGGATATCGTCGGAAGAATTTCGTATCATTGTGATATTCTATTCCGCGTGATTGATATTAGAGAACAGGGCGGAAAAAAAATTGCCATATTATTCGGAGAGGATATCCGTCTTGTTGCGGATGCTCCCTGTGAGGATTTAATCGTCATTAACCAGGCGCAGCGGATGAAGTTCGAAGAGGAGTTCAGGTCACTTGAAGAACAGTCCTTCCAGCTATTCAGGCAGGACGTGGCTCTCTTGAGGGAGAAGCAGGAGTATGAAGTGACTGACGGCTACAGCAAGACACTAAACTATTTTCAGATGCCAGGCAGGGTGCTTCATCTGGATGGTGATCCTTCTTATTTAAAAAAATGCTTGAGTGTGTATGAAAAAATAGGTATACCCGTAACAGGGATCCATTGCAGTGAAAAGGAAATGCCGATGAAAATCGGACAGCTCATTGATCATTACAGGCCGGATATCCTCGTTGTAACAGGTCATGATGCGTATTCAAAGGCAAAGGGGAAAAAATCCGATATCAATGCTTACAGGCACTCCAGGGAATTTGTGCAGGCGGTAAGGGAAGCGCGCAAAAAAGTACCGCATCTTGATCAGCTTGTCATTTTTGCCGGAGCATGCCAGTCACATTTCGAATCACTGATCCATGCTGGAGCCAATTTTGCCAGTTCTCCTTCCAGAGTAAATATTCATGCCCTTGACCCTGTATACATTGTGGCGAAAGTCAGCCTTACTCCATTTATGGAAAGAATCAATTTATGGGATATTTTAAGAAATACACTGACAGGTGAAAAGGGGCTTGGAGGAATCGAAACCCGGGGAGTACTGAGAACAGGAATGCCATTTAATGACGAAGAATTAAATGAATCTTAA
- the ispE gene encoding 4-(cytidine 5'-diphospho)-2-C-methyl-D-erythritol kinase, with protein MKVMVKAPAKINLSLDVLHKREDGYHEVEMIMTTIDLADRLELTLLDKDEIRIISHNRFVPDDQRNLAYQAAHLLKERFQVKKGVAITIEKMIPVAAGLAGGSSDAAAALRGLNKLWGLGLSLDQLAEIGTEIGSDVSFCVYGGTALATGRGEKIQELPAPPTCWVILAKPFIGVSTADVYRRLDVEKVQHPNTKGMVEAIQSGCYDDVCRNMGNVLEDVTLSMHPEVLQIKDQMKRFGADAVLMSGSGPTVFGLVHHDSRMHRIYNGLRGFCDQVFAVRMLGERHKLD; from the coding sequence TTGAAGGTCATGGTGAAGGCGCCTGCTAAAATCAATTTGTCATTGGATGTTTTACATAAACGGGAAGATGGCTATCATGAAGTGGAAATGATAATGACAACAATTGATTTAGCTGACCGCCTGGAATTAACACTTTTAGATAAAGACGAGATCAGGATTATCTCTCATAACCGTTTTGTTCCGGATGATCAGCGGAATTTGGCATATCAGGCTGCACACCTTCTTAAAGAACGGTTTCAAGTAAAAAAAGGTGTGGCCATTACAATAGAAAAAATGATTCCGGTTGCAGCTGGGCTTGCCGGCGGCAGCAGTGATGCAGCTGCGGCTCTCAGGGGCCTTAACAAGCTGTGGGGTCTGGGGCTTTCATTGGATCAGCTTGCTGAAATAGGAACGGAAATCGGTTCTGATGTTTCTTTTTGCGTATACGGAGGCACTGCATTAGCTACAGGGCGGGGAGAGAAAATTCAGGAGCTTCCTGCACCTCCAACCTGCTGGGTTATACTTGCTAAGCCGTTTATCGGCGTATCGACAGCGGATGTATACAGGAGACTGGATGTAGAGAAGGTGCAGCATCCAAATACAAAAGGAATGGTCGAAGCGATCCAATCTGGCTGCTATGATGATGTCTGCCGAAATATGGGCAATGTACTCGAGGATGTCACGCTGAGTATGCACCCCGAGGTCCTGCAGATAAAAGACCAGATGAAACGATTTGGTGCGGATGCTGTCCTGATGAGCGGCAGCGGGCCAACCGTGTTTGGGCTTGTGCATCATGATTCAAGAATGCATCGGATTTATAATGGCCTCAGAGGGTTTTGTGACCAGGTTTTTGCAGTCAGAATGCTCGGAGAAAGACATAAGCTTGATTAA
- the veg gene encoding biofilm formation stimulator Veg, with protein MAKTLSDIKKALDSNLGKRLLLKANGGRRKTIERSGVLAETYPSVFVIELDQDENAFERVSYSYADVLTETVQITFYEDTSGQVALS; from the coding sequence ATGGCAAAAACATTATCAGATATTAAAAAAGCTCTTGATTCAAATCTTGGGAAAAGGCTCCTGCTAAAAGCAAATGGCGGGCGCAGAAAGACCATTGAACGCTCAGGAGTTCTGGCCGAAACGTATCCTTCAGTATTTGTGATTGAGTTAGATCAGGATGAAAATGCATTTGAACGGGTATCTTACAGCTATGCGGATGTTTTAACAGAAACGGTTCAAATTACATTCTATGAAGATACATCAGGACAGGTTGCTTTAAGCTAA
- a CDS encoding ribose-phosphate diphosphokinase — MSNQYLDPNLKVFSLNSNRKLAAEIANVIGVELGKCSVTRFSDGEIQINIEESIRGCDVYVIQSTSSPVNEHLMELLIMIDALKRASAKTINIVMPYYGYARQDRKARAREPITAKLAANLLETAGATRVITLDLHAPQIQGFFDIPIDHLMGVPILSDYFKNKMMDSDIVIVSPDHGGVTRARKMADRLKAPIAIIDKRRPRPNVAEVMNIVGNIDGKTAILIDDIIDTAGTITLAANALIENGASEVYACCTHPVLSGPAIERIENSTIKELVVTNSITLPEEKKTDKIVELSVAPLIGEAIIRVHEEQSVSTLFD, encoded by the coding sequence ATGTCAAACCAGTATTTAGATCCAAATTTAAAGGTGTTCAGTTTAAATTCAAACCGCAAGCTGGCTGCAGAAATCGCCAATGTGATTGGTGTGGAGCTTGGTAAGTGTTCCGTAACGCGCTTCAGCGACGGCGAAATCCAAATTAACATTGAAGAAAGCATCCGCGGATGCGATGTGTATGTAATTCAGTCTACGAGCTCTCCTGTCAATGAGCATTTAATGGAGCTTTTGATCATGATCGATGCTCTTAAGCGTGCATCTGCCAAGACCATCAACATCGTAATGCCTTACTATGGCTATGCTCGCCAGGACCGCAAAGCAAGAGCGCGTGAGCCGATTACAGCTAAGCTTGCAGCAAACCTTTTGGAAACTGCTGGTGCAACCCGTGTGATTACACTTGACCTGCATGCGCCGCAAATTCAAGGATTCTTCGATATTCCTATCGATCATTTAATGGGTGTGCCAATCCTTTCTGATTACTTTAAGAACAAAATGATGGATAGCGACATCGTAATCGTGTCACCTGACCACGGCGGTGTAACACGTGCGCGTAAAATGGCTGACCGCTTAAAAGCGCCGATTGCCATCATTGACAAGCGCCGTCCAAGACCAAATGTGGCTGAAGTCATGAACATTGTAGGGAACATCGATGGAAAAACGGCCATCTTAATCGACGATATCATTGATACTGCCGGAACGATTACACTAGCAGCAAATGCCCTGATCGAAAACGGTGCATCAGAAGTGTATGCATGCTGTACACACCCGGTTCTATCCGGACCTGCCATCGAAAGAATTGAAAACTCAACCATCAAAGAATTGGTTGTAACAAACTCAATCACTCTTCCGGAAGAGAAGAAAACAGACAAGATTGTCGAACTTTCCGTAGCACCGCTGATCGGTGAAGCGATCATCCGCGTTCATGAAGAGCAATCTGTCAGCACTCTGTTTGATTGA
- a CDS encoding anti-sigma-F factor Fin family protein, translating to MAIHYHCRHCGTKIGSIENSSVYSEQLGFHKLNDQERQEMISYDQSGDMHVRAICEDCQESLERNPDYHQQDFIIH from the coding sequence ATGGCTATTCATTATCATTGCCGTCATTGCGGAACAAAGATTGGTTCAATAGAGAACAGCTCTGTTTACTCAGAGCAGCTTGGCTTCCATAAGCTAAACGATCAGGAACGCCAGGAGATGATCTCATATGACCAATCAGGAGATATGCATGTAAGAGCGATCTGTGAGGATTGCCAGGAATCACTTGAACGCAATCCGGATTATCATCAGCAGGACTTTATTATTCATTAA
- a CDS encoding RidA family protein: protein MKVIQTNQAPAAIGPYSQGITVNNLFYSSGQIPLTAEGVLVDGDVKEQTHQVFKNLQAVLEEAGASFDTVVKATVFIKDMNEFAAINEVYGEYFSTHKPARSCVEVARLPKDVLVEIEVVALVK, encoded by the coding sequence ATGAAAGTCATTCAAACGAATCAGGCACCGGCAGCAATTGGACCGTATTCTCAAGGAATTACAGTAAATAACCTATTCTACAGCTCAGGTCAAATTCCGCTTACTGCTGAAGGCGTTTTGGTGGATGGGGATGTAAAAGAGCAGACGCATCAGGTATTTAAAAACCTTCAGGCAGTGCTTGAAGAAGCTGGCGCGTCATTTGATACGGTGGTAAAAGCGACAGTATTTATCAAGGACATGAACGAATTTGCAGCTATTAATGAAGTGTATGGGGAATACTTCAGCACACACAAGCCTGCGCGCTCATGTGTGGAAGTAGCACGCCTGCCAAAGGATGTCCTTGTGGAAATTGAAGTTGTAGCTCTTGTTAAATAA